A genomic window from Silene latifolia isolate original U9 population chromosome 11, ASM4854445v1, whole genome shotgun sequence includes:
- the LOC141613875 gene encoding protein FAR1-RELATED SEQUENCE 5-like, whose amino-acid sequence MVFVPFTGVDNHKGCVTFTAGLIRNENAESFSWLFQKFVTAMGDRYPITVITDQCRGIKKAVKGVFGDKTRHRLCMWHIMKKLPDKVGPSIFQDMTFLKEINSVVWDIEITPEDFESKWNSIISSYELCDNQWLKKMFKHRALWIHAYIRDTYLGGILRTTSRSEFENSFFENFTNPHVTLVEFWMRFQTAMDVQRWKYSKVMTDDKNCYPKLTTPLLLEKRPSEFYTIVIFYIFQVEVQAACYTCGHLPSPNATGENDNISIIDREKDKEYKVDLIDNKFSCSCKMFERIGILCRHILWVLKDRGFDHIPKEYLALRWSKSATSHPLSNVVRKTVLADCVSIESRQNNISELWSEVFNAVSLVEDNEEHSDALFQLLRSFNEKLIISVKSGKSKDKKAEIEMLLGSKIPTEVTVLPPEKCKNKGSGKRITSNKEKAVLENAKPLRKCRACGEMSNHDSRNCPSRLP is encoded by the coding sequence atggtgTTTGTCCCTTTCACGGGTGTTGATAACCATAAAGGTTGTGTTACTTTTACAGCGGGTTTGATACGAAACGAAAATGCAGAATCATTTTCGTGGTTGTTTCAAAAATTTGTAACGGCTATGGGTGATCGCTATCCTATTACTGTAATAACTGATCAATGTAGAGGCATCAAAAAAGCTGTTAAAGGTGTGTTTGGTGACAAAACACGCCACCGACTgtgtatgtggcatataatgaagaaGTTGCCTGACAAGGTTGGTCCATCGATTTTCCAAGACATGacttttttgaaggaaataaacTCAGTTGTTTGGGATATAGAAATCACTCCAGAAGATTTTGAATCGAAATGGAATTCGATAATTTCCTCATATGAGCTTTGTGATAACCAGTGGTTGAAGAAAATGTTTAAGCACCGTGCTCTTTGGATTCATGCTTACATTAGAGACACATATTTGGGTGGGATTTTGCGCACAACATCAAGGTCAGAGTTTGAAAATAGCTTCTTTGAAAACTTCACCAACCCTCATGTCACACTTgtcgagttttggatgcgtttccaAACAGCAATGGATGTTCAGAGATGGAAATATTCTAAGGTAATGACTGATGATAAGAACtgttatccaaaattgacaacCCCTCTCCTTTTAGAAAAGCGACCTTCTGAATTTTACACAATcgttatattttatattttccaagtAGAAGTCCAAGCAGCATGTTATACTTGTGGCCATTTACCATCACCAAATGCAACTGGTGAGAATGATAATATTTCAATAATTGATCGTGAGAAAGACAAGGAATACAAAGTTGATTTAATTGATAATAAGTTTTCTTGTTCTTGTAAGAtgtttgaaagaattgggatacTCTGTAGGCACATTTTATGGGTGTTGAAAGATAGGGGATTTGATCATATACCTAAAGAGTATTTAGCACTTAGATGGAGCAAATCTGCAACCTCCCACCCTCTTTCTAATGTTGTTAGAAAAACTGTACTAGCTGATTGTGTGTCAATCGAAAGTCGCCAGAATAATATAAGTGAATTATGGTCGGAGGTATTTAATGCAGTCTCACTTGTTGAGGATAATGAGGAACATTCTGATGCGCTATTTCAATTGCTCCGGAGTTTCAATGAAAAGTTGATTATTTCAGTTAAGTCGGGCAAGTCAAAAGATAAGAAAGCTGAGATTGAGATGCTTCTTGGGTCAAAAATTCCAACTGAAGTTACTGTTTTACCACCAGAGAAGTGCAAGAATAAGGGATCGGGAAAGAGGATAACATCAAACAAGGAAAAGGCAGTCTTGGAAAATGCAAAGCCTCTGAGGAAATGTCGTGCGTGCGGTGAAATGAGTAACCATGATAGTAGAAATTGCCCGAGTCGACTCCCTTGA